AGGTCGGCGAAATCCTCTGCCCCCCAGCCAAAGGCTTTGGCCAGCATCTCATACTCCCGCCGCATCGTGGTATGGAAAAACGGCGGATCGTCGGTGGATATGGTGACGCGGACACCCGCGTCACGCAGCCGCGCGATGGGATGCGCTGCAAACGAGGGATAAAGGCCCAGCACCACGTTCGAGCCGGGGCAGACCTCGAGCGTGATGCCCCGGTCGGCCAGTTCATGCACCAGATCGGCGTCCTCGATGGCGCGCACGCCATGGCCGATGCGCTCGACCCCCAGCACACGCACCGCGTCGCGCACGCTGTCCGGCCCGCCAAACTCGCCCGCATGGGTGGTGAGCCTCAGCCCCGCCTCGCGGGCGCAGTCGAAGGACCAGGAATAGTCGCCCTGTTTGCCCACGCCCTCGTTGCCGCCCATGCCGAACCCCACGATCCAGTCGCCCGCCGTCTCGGCGGCGCAGCGGGCGGCGCGCCTGGCCTGATCGGGGCCGAAATGGCGCACACAGGTGACGACGCCGCGCAGGGTAATGCCCAGTTTCGCCTCGGCCTCGTCCGCCGCGTCACGGATGGCGGCCAGGTAATCGCGCCAGGCGGCGACATCGCCGCCGCCGCAGAAGTCGGGGCTCAGGAAGGTCTCGGAATAGACCACCCCGTTCTCGGCGCTTTGTTCCAGGATCGCCCAGGTCAGGCGGCGGAATTCCTCGGGGCCGGTCAACACCGAAGAGGCAGCCTCGTAAACGCTGAGGAAATGGGCGAAATCGCGGAAATCATAGGACCCGTCCGGCTTGAAGATGCCGCGCAGGTCGATCTTTTTCTCATGCGCCAGTTGCCGGATCAGGGCGGGCGGTGCGGCGCCTTCGTGGTGCAGGTGCAATTCGACCTTGGGCAGGTCGGCGACCGGGGGATGTTCTTCGCTCACAGAAAACTCCTCCCCGGCCCCTGCGCCGGAATAGCCAGATGCGCCGCCACCGAGGCGGCGATATCGGCGAAATTCACCTGTCCGATTTGCCCGGCGCCACGCCCGGCCACCAGA
The window above is part of the Ruegeria pomeroyi DSS-3 genome. Proteins encoded here:
- a CDS encoding adenosine deaminase; its protein translation is MSEEHPPVADLPKVELHLHHEGAAPPALIRQLAHEKKIDLRGIFKPDGSYDFRDFAHFLSVYEAASSVLTGPEEFRRLTWAILEQSAENGVVYSETFLSPDFCGGGDVAAWRDYLAAIRDAADEAEAKLGITLRGVVTCVRHFGPDQARRAARCAAETAGDWIVGFGMGGNEGVGKQGDYSWSFDCAREAGLRLTTHAGEFGGPDSVRDAVRVLGVERIGHGVRAIEDADLVHELADRGITLEVCPGSNVVLGLYPSFAAHPIARLRDAGVRVTISTDDPPFFHTTMRREYEMLAKAFGWGAEDFADLNATALRAAFCDEDTRSRVAKRLETS